From the genome of Brachyhypopomus gauderio isolate BG-103 unplaced genomic scaffold, BGAUD_0.2 sc87, whole genome shotgun sequence, one region includes:
- the LOC143493463 gene encoding uncharacterized protein LOC143493463 isoform X1: MRGSLGCAALGLHCSWRGRGWVGFPGLSLPASGLWGNVVAAFLPLLKLTPIEELFLFLMYLSVGLKQRDLGHRFFIHRTTVSRIIITWANFFTPFTGLYTLLGSMCIWMPPEVIKTHLPKEFSRYPDTQVVIDCTELRCQTPSSLLLQSEVFSTYKSHCTFKGMLGMAPHGAVTFVSALYQGSISDKEIFRQSGITSLLTPHMAIMVDKGFLVDDLVPCKVHRPAFLHKRTQMLEDDVRETQHIARLRVHVERMIRRIKENKLFDTVIPLSITGSINQIVYCGMSSLQLPEWSSCQEMGLGWWKGLYEYRIYNICSFPRILFTFMYRAFCYYFRNVTEFLLMFPCCN; encoded by the exons atgcgagggtcactgggatgtgcggccctgggactccactgctcctggaggggccgtgggtgggtgggattcccgggtctttctctgcctgcctctggcctctgggggaatgttgtcgcggCTTTcttacccttgctg AAGCTAACACCAATTGAAGAGCTGTTCCTCTTTCTGATGTACTTGTCGGTTGGCCTAAAACAGAGGGATCTTGGGCACAGATTTTTTATTCACCGCACCACTGTGAGCCGGATCATCATTACGTGGGCCAACTTCTTTACACCCTTTACAGGCCTTTACACCCTGCTGGGATCCATGTGTATCTGGATGCCACCCGAAGTCATCAAGACTCACCTGCCCAAGGAGTTCTCAAGGTACCCAGACACACAGGTAGTGATTGACTGCACAGAGCTTCGCTGCCAGACTCCATCATCTTTACTGCTGCAAAGTGAAGTATTTTCAACATACAAGTCCCACTGCACTTTCAAAGGTATGTTGGGGATGGCACCACATGGAGCTGTGACATTTGTATCAGCACTTTACCAGGGGTCCATCAGTGACAAGGAAATCTTCAGGCAGTCAGGCATCACATCTCTACTGACACCTCACATGGCCATTATGGTAGACAAGGGATTCCTTGTTGATGACCTGGTTCCTTGTAAAGTACACAGGCCTGCTTTCCTGCACAAGAGAACACAGATGCTGGAAGATGATGTGAGAGAGACCCAGCATATTGCACGTCTAAGGGTACATGTGGAGAGGATGATTAGacgaattaaagaaaacaaactaTTTGACACTGTAATACCACTCTCCATCACAGGAAGTATCAATCAAATTGTTTACTGTGGCATGTCTTCTCTCCAGCTACCAGAATGGTCCTCTTGTCAAGAAATGGGCCTCGGATGGTGGAAAGGTCTGTATGAGTACAGAATATATAACATTTGCTCTTTCCCAAGAATACTTTTTACATTCATGTACAGggctttttgttattattttagaaATGTTACAGAATTTCTCCTGATGTTTCCCTGCTGCAATTAA
- the LOC143493463 gene encoding uncharacterized protein LOC143493463 isoform X2 produces MRGSLGCAALGLHCSWRGRGWVGFPGLSLPASGLWGNVVAAFLPLLKLTPIEELFLFLMYLSVGLKQRDLGHRFFIHRTTVSRIIITWANFFTPFTGLYTLLGSMCIWMPPEVIKTHLPKEFSRYPDTQVVIDCTELRCQTPSSLLLQSEVFSTYKSHCTFKGMLGMAPHGAVTFVSALYQGSISDKEIFRQSGITSLLTPHMAIMVDKGFLVDDLVPCKVHRPAFLHKRTQMLEDDVRETQHIARLRVHVERMIRRIKENKLFDTVIPLSITGSINQIVYCGMSSLQLPEWSSCQEMGLGWWKDGLHQPISILQH; encoded by the exons atgcgagggtcactgggatgtgcggccctgggactccactgctcctggaggggccgtgggtgggtgggattcccgggtctttctctgcctgcctctggcctctgggggaatgttgtcgcggCTTTcttacccttgctg AAGCTAACACCAATTGAAGAGCTGTTCCTCTTTCTGATGTACTTGTCGGTTGGCCTAAAACAGAGGGATCTTGGGCACAGATTTTTTATTCACCGCACCACTGTGAGCCGGATCATCATTACGTGGGCCAACTTCTTTACACCCTTTACAGGCCTTTACACCCTGCTGGGATCCATGTGTATCTGGATGCCACCCGAAGTCATCAAGACTCACCTGCCCAAGGAGTTCTCAAGGTACCCAGACACACAGGTAGTGATTGACTGCACAGAGCTTCGCTGCCAGACTCCATCATCTTTACTGCTGCAAAGTGAAGTATTTTCAACATACAAGTCCCACTGCACTTTCAAAGGTATGTTGGGGATGGCACCACATGGAGCTGTGACATTTGTATCAGCACTTTACCAGGGGTCCATCAGTGACAAGGAAATCTTCAGGCAGTCAGGCATCACATCTCTACTGACACCTCACATGGCCATTATGGTAGACAAGGGATTCCTTGTTGATGACCTGGTTCCTTGTAAAGTACACAGGCCTGCTTTCCTGCACAAGAGAACACAGATGCTGGAAGATGATGTGAGAGAGACCCAGCATATTGCACGTCTAAGGGTACATGTGGAGAGGATGATTAGacgaattaaagaaaacaaactaTTTGACACTGTAATACCACTCTCCATCACAGGAAGTATCAATCAAATTGTTTACTGTGGCATGTCTTCTCTCCAGCTACCAGAATGGTCCTCTTGTCAAGAAATGGGCCTCGGATGGTGGAAAG atggtttgcaccagccaatttctattctccaacattga
- the LOC143493463 gene encoding uncharacterized protein LOC143493463 isoform X4 has product MRGSLGCAALGLHCSWRGRGWVGFPGLSLPASGLWGNVVAAFLPLLKLTPIEELFLFLMYLSVGLKQRDLGHRFFIHRTTVSRIIITWANFFTPFTGLYTLLGSMCIWMPPEVIKTHLPKEFSRYPDTQVVIDCTELRCQTPSSLLLQSEVFSTYKSHCTFKGMLGMAPHGAVTFVSALYQGSISDKEIFRQSGITSLLTPHMAIMVDKGFLVDDLVPCKVHRPAFLHKRTQMLEDDVRETQHIARLRLPEWSSCQEMGLGWWKGLYEYRIYNICSFPRILFTFMYRAFCYYFRNVTEFLLMFPCCN; this is encoded by the exons atgcgagggtcactgggatgtgcggccctgggactccactgctcctggaggggccgtgggtgggtgggattcccgggtctttctctgcctgcctctggcctctgggggaatgttgtcgcggCTTTcttacccttgctg AAGCTAACACCAATTGAAGAGCTGTTCCTCTTTCTGATGTACTTGTCGGTTGGCCTAAAACAGAGGGATCTTGGGCACAGATTTTTTATTCACCGCACCACTGTGAGCCGGATCATCATTACGTGGGCCAACTTCTTTACACCCTTTACAGGCCTTTACACCCTGCTGGGATCCATGTGTATCTGGATGCCACCCGAAGTCATCAAGACTCACCTGCCCAAGGAGTTCTCAAGGTACCCAGACACACAGGTAGTGATTGACTGCACAGAGCTTCGCTGCCAGACTCCATCATCTTTACTGCTGCAAAGTGAAGTATTTTCAACATACAAGTCCCACTGCACTTTCAAAGGTATGTTGGGGATGGCACCACATGGAGCTGTGACATTTGTATCAGCACTTTACCAGGGGTCCATCAGTGACAAGGAAATCTTCAGGCAGTCAGGCATCACATCTCTACTGACACCTCACATGGCCATTATGGTAGACAAGGGATTCCTTGTTGATGACCTGGTTCCTTGTAAAGTACACAGGCCTGCTTTCCTGCACAAGAGAACACAGATGCTGGAAGATGATGTGAGAGAGACCCAGCATATTGCACGTCTAAGG CTACCAGAATGGTCCTCTTGTCAAGAAATGGGCCTCGGATGGTGGAAAGGTCTGTATGAGTACAGAATATATAACATTTGCTCTTTCCCAAGAATACTTTTTACATTCATGTACAGggctttttgttattattttagaaATGTTACAGAATTTCTCCTGATGTTTCCCTGCTGCAATTAA
- the LOC143493463 gene encoding uncharacterized protein LOC143493463 isoform X3 has product MRGSLGCAALGLHCSWRGRGWVGFPGLSLPASGLWGNVVAAFLPLLKLTPIEELFLFLMYLSVGLKQRDLGHRFFIHRTTVSRIIITWANFFTPFTGLYTLLGSMCIWMPPEVIKTHLPKEFSRYPDTQVVIDCTELRCQTPSSLLLQSEVFSTYKSHCTFKGMLGMAPHGAVTFVSALYQGSISDKEIFRQSGITSLLTPHMAIMVDKGFLVDDLVPCKVHRPAFLHKRTQMLEDDVRETQHIARLRVHVERMIRRIKENKLFDTVIPLSITGSINQIVYCGMSSLQLPEWSSCQEMGLGWWKEMLQNFS; this is encoded by the exons atgcgagggtcactgggatgtgcggccctgggactccactgctcctggaggggccgtgggtgggtgggattcccgggtctttctctgcctgcctctggcctctgggggaatgttgtcgcggCTTTcttacccttgctg AAGCTAACACCAATTGAAGAGCTGTTCCTCTTTCTGATGTACTTGTCGGTTGGCCTAAAACAGAGGGATCTTGGGCACAGATTTTTTATTCACCGCACCACTGTGAGCCGGATCATCATTACGTGGGCCAACTTCTTTACACCCTTTACAGGCCTTTACACCCTGCTGGGATCCATGTGTATCTGGATGCCACCCGAAGTCATCAAGACTCACCTGCCCAAGGAGTTCTCAAGGTACCCAGACACACAGGTAGTGATTGACTGCACAGAGCTTCGCTGCCAGACTCCATCATCTTTACTGCTGCAAAGTGAAGTATTTTCAACATACAAGTCCCACTGCACTTTCAAAGGTATGTTGGGGATGGCACCACATGGAGCTGTGACATTTGTATCAGCACTTTACCAGGGGTCCATCAGTGACAAGGAAATCTTCAGGCAGTCAGGCATCACATCTCTACTGACACCTCACATGGCCATTATGGTAGACAAGGGATTCCTTGTTGATGACCTGGTTCCTTGTAAAGTACACAGGCCTGCTTTCCTGCACAAGAGAACACAGATGCTGGAAGATGATGTGAGAGAGACCCAGCATATTGCACGTCTAAGGGTACATGTGGAGAGGATGATTAGacgaattaaagaaaacaaactaTTTGACACTGTAATACCACTCTCCATCACAGGAAGTATCAATCAAATTGTTTACTGTGGCATGTCTTCTCTCCAGCTACCAGAATGGTCCTCTTGTCAAGAAATGGGCCTCGGATGGTGGAAAG aaATGTTACAGAATTTCTCCTGA
- the LOC143493463 gene encoding uncharacterized protein LOC143493463 isoform X6, which yields MRGSLGCAALGLHCSWRGRGWVGFPGLSLPASGLWGNVVAAFLPLLKLTPIEELFLFLMYLSVGLKQRDLGHRFFIHRTTVSRIIITWANFFTPFTGLYTLLGSMCIWMPPEVIKTHLPKEFSRYPDTQVVIDCTELRCQTPSSLLLQSEVFSTYKSHCTFKGMLGMAPHGAVTFVSALYQGSISDKEIFRQSGITSLLTPHMAIMVDKGFLVDDLVPCKVHRPAFLHKRTQMLEDDVRETQHIARLRLPEWSSCQEMGLGWWKEMLQNFS from the exons atgcgagggtcactgggatgtgcggccctgggactccactgctcctggaggggccgtgggtgggtgggattcccgggtctttctctgcctgcctctggcctctgggggaatgttgtcgcggCTTTcttacccttgctg AAGCTAACACCAATTGAAGAGCTGTTCCTCTTTCTGATGTACTTGTCGGTTGGCCTAAAACAGAGGGATCTTGGGCACAGATTTTTTATTCACCGCACCACTGTGAGCCGGATCATCATTACGTGGGCCAACTTCTTTACACCCTTTACAGGCCTTTACACCCTGCTGGGATCCATGTGTATCTGGATGCCACCCGAAGTCATCAAGACTCACCTGCCCAAGGAGTTCTCAAGGTACCCAGACACACAGGTAGTGATTGACTGCACAGAGCTTCGCTGCCAGACTCCATCATCTTTACTGCTGCAAAGTGAAGTATTTTCAACATACAAGTCCCACTGCACTTTCAAAGGTATGTTGGGGATGGCACCACATGGAGCTGTGACATTTGTATCAGCACTTTACCAGGGGTCCATCAGTGACAAGGAAATCTTCAGGCAGTCAGGCATCACATCTCTACTGACACCTCACATGGCCATTATGGTAGACAAGGGATTCCTTGTTGATGACCTGGTTCCTTGTAAAGTACACAGGCCTGCTTTCCTGCACAAGAGAACACAGATGCTGGAAGATGATGTGAGAGAGACCCAGCATATTGCACGTCTAAGG CTACCAGAATGGTCCTCTTGTCAAGAAATGGGCCTCGGATGGTGGAAAG aaATGTTACAGAATTTCTCCTGA
- the LOC143493463 gene encoding uncharacterized protein LOC143493463 isoform X5: MRGSLGCAALGLHCSWRGRGWVGFPGLSLPASGLWGNVVAAFLPLLKLTPIEELFLFLMYLSVGLKQRDLGHRFFIHRTTVSRIIITWANFFTPFTGLYTLLGSMCIWMPPEVIKTHLPKEFSRYPDTQVVIDCTELRCQTPSSLLLQSEVFSTYKSHCTFKGMLGMAPHGAVTFVSALYQGSISDKEIFRQSGITSLLTPHMAIMVDKGFLVDDLVPCKVHRPAFLHKRTQMLEDDVRETQHIARLRLPEWSSCQEMGLGWWKDGLHQPISILQH, from the exons atgcgagggtcactgggatgtgcggccctgggactccactgctcctggaggggccgtgggtgggtgggattcccgggtctttctctgcctgcctctggcctctgggggaatgttgtcgcggCTTTcttacccttgctg AAGCTAACACCAATTGAAGAGCTGTTCCTCTTTCTGATGTACTTGTCGGTTGGCCTAAAACAGAGGGATCTTGGGCACAGATTTTTTATTCACCGCACCACTGTGAGCCGGATCATCATTACGTGGGCCAACTTCTTTACACCCTTTACAGGCCTTTACACCCTGCTGGGATCCATGTGTATCTGGATGCCACCCGAAGTCATCAAGACTCACCTGCCCAAGGAGTTCTCAAGGTACCCAGACACACAGGTAGTGATTGACTGCACAGAGCTTCGCTGCCAGACTCCATCATCTTTACTGCTGCAAAGTGAAGTATTTTCAACATACAAGTCCCACTGCACTTTCAAAGGTATGTTGGGGATGGCACCACATGGAGCTGTGACATTTGTATCAGCACTTTACCAGGGGTCCATCAGTGACAAGGAAATCTTCAGGCAGTCAGGCATCACATCTCTACTGACACCTCACATGGCCATTATGGTAGACAAGGGATTCCTTGTTGATGACCTGGTTCCTTGTAAAGTACACAGGCCTGCTTTCCTGCACAAGAGAACACAGATGCTGGAAGATGATGTGAGAGAGACCCAGCATATTGCACGTCTAAGG CTACCAGAATGGTCCTCTTGTCAAGAAATGGGCCTCGGATGGTGGAAAG atggtttgcaccagccaatttctattctccaacattga